The sequence CCATCGGCATCTATTTTTACCAGATTCGCCCCAAGTACCATCAGTTCGAAAGCGAATATACCGGTGTGGATACCCGGGTGCAGGTCAATCAGGTTCCCGGCGGCATGATCTCCAATCTGGCCAACCAGTTGCGGGAGCAGAACGCCCTCGACAAGATGAACGACGTGCTTCGGGAGATCCCCCGGGTGCGGGAGGATCTGGGCTATCCGCCCCTGGTCACCCCCACCTCCCAGATCGTGGGCACCCAGGCGGTGTTCAATGTCCTGACCCCGCAGCGTTATCAGAGCATCACCAACGAGGTGAAACTCTATCTTCAGGGGCGCTACGGCCGTTCCCCCGCGCCGGTGGACCCGGAGCTGCAACGTATGGCCACCGGTGACGAAGAGTGCATCACCTGCCGGCCCGCCGACCTGATTCCGCCGGAGTTGTCCCGTTTGCGGGACGAGATCGGCGAGCTGGCGCTCTCCGAGGAGGATGTCCTCTCCTACGCCATGTTTCCCCAGGTGGGGCGGGATTTCCTCACGCAACGCCGGGACGGCAAGCTGATTCCCGAGCCGTTGGATCCACCGCCCTCTCAGACCAAGGGGGCGACCTGCCCCGGTCCCACCGAATTCAAGATCCACATGCACGGAGAGACCTTCCACGTCAAGGTGACGGGGGCCAGCCACAAGGGTCAGGCGGAGCGCCGTTTCTATTTCAACGTGGACGACGTTTCGGAAGAGGTGGTGGTCGAAACCCTCGGGGAGATGAACTTCGACAGCTCGATGGCCTCCAGCCGGGAGACCTCTCCCACCGGACGGCTCATGGCCACGGAGCCGGGCCATGTCACCACCACCATGCCGGGCAAGATCGTGGCGGTTCTGGTCTCCGTGGGCGACGTGGTCGCTGCGGACCAGCCGGTCCTGGTTGCCGAGGCCATGAAGATGGAGACCGAGATGAAAGCGCCCATCGCCGGAACGGTCAAGGAGATCTATATCGAAAAAGGCCAGGCCGTGACTCCCCGGGAGGCTCTGCTCTGGATCGTGCCTTGAGTTCTTCGGGGTGGATCCGTCCACCCCGGTTCTGATCCATGTCCCAATCCCCCACCGATCTTCTCTTCGAAAAAGCGCTTGCCTGGCGGCAGCGGGGCTCCTTCGGCCTGGCCGAAGCCGCTTTCCGCCAGGTTCTGCAGCACGATCCCCATCATCCCGAAGCCCTGGAACACCTGGCTCTGCTGCTTCAGGAGAGCGGTCGGCGGGAGGAAGCCGAAGACCTTTACCGACGCCTGCTGTCGCACTCGCCGCAACGGGTGGAGGCGCTGAACAACCTGGCCAACTTGGTGCGCGACTCAGGCCGTCTCGACGAGTCGTTGCGCCTGTTGGAGATGGCGCTGACCCTTCGCCCGGAGCTGGCGCCGCTGCACAACAATCTCGGTATCGGCCACTATCTCATGGGCCGACGCGAGCAGGCCCTGCGCTGCTTCGAGGAGGCTTTGCAGCGGCAATCGGCCTATCCCGAAGCCTGGCGCAACCGGGGTCAGGTACTGTTGGAGCTGGGTCGTCTCGACGAGGCGCTGGCGGCCTTCGAGGCAGCGCTGGCGGTCCACGGGGCCTTTGCCGAGGCCCATTTGGGGCGGGGGGAGGCCCTTTGGGGGCTCAAACGGTGGGAGGAAGGGATTCAGTCGATGCAGCGGGCGGTGGCGTTGCATCCCTCCTGGGGTTTGGCTTGGGATCGCCTGGGACAGACCCTGGGGGAGGCGGGACGCCTCGACGAGAGCCTGCTGGCCCACAAGCGGGCGGTCTCCCTGGAACCGGGCAACGGATCCTTTCGCAACAATCTCGGACGTTCCCTGCTGGAAGCCCGGCGCATCGAAGAGGCCATGGAGGCCTTTGGGGCGGCTGAAACCCTCGGAGCCGACCTGGCCACCTGTGTCGCCAACCGGGGTTCCGCCCTGCTGCTGCTCAACCGGCCCGAGGAGGCGCTGCAGGCCTTCGAGCAGGCGCTGACCCTGGGAACGGGGGAGGTCTCGCTGTGGAACAATCCGGGAACCGCCCTTCAGGCCATGGGGCGGGTGGAAGAGGCCTTGAGCGCCTTCGACCGGGCCCTGGACCGGCATCGGTCGCCCGAGACGCTGTTCAACCGCAGCCTGTTGCTGCTGTTGTCGGGTCGTTATCGGGAGGCTTGGCCGGGATTCGAATTGCGCCACGAAACCCACCGGATGCGCCGTTTCCGGCGCGATTTTTCCTGCCCCCTCTGGCAGGGTGAGCCTCCGGCGGGACGCCGTCTGCTGCTGCACGCCGAACAGGGCTTGGGGGATACCCTGCAGATGCTGCGTTTTCTGCCCCGGCTTCTGGAGACGGGGGCGCAACTCGTCCTGGAGGTGCAGCCGCCTTTGAAACCGCTGCTGCTGCACCTTTCCGACCGCCTCACCTTGCTGCAAAAAGGGGATCCCCTGCCCGAATGCGATCTTCATCTGCCCTTGATGAGCCTGCTCTCCGTTTTGCAGGTGGACCTCGACACGATTCCGGGGCGGGAAGGCTATCTTCCCCTGAGCGGAGAGGCGGCGATTTCCGGCGTCCGCCCGGTGGTGGGGCTGGTCTGGCAGGGCAATCCCGATCATCTCAACGACCACAACCGCAGCATTCCACTGCCGTTGATGCGGGAGTTGCTCTCCCTGGAAGGGGTGCGTTTCCTTCTTCTGGCCCACGGCGCGGCGGCGCGGGAGCCGGAGCTTCATGCCATGGCCGGCGAACGGGTCGAATCTCGGGATATGGCCGAAACCGCCCGGATTCTGCAGGGCCTCGATCTGGTCATCACCGTGGATACCGCGATAGCCCACTTGGCCGGGGCCATGGGCAGACCGGCCTGGGTCTTATTGCCTTGGATGCCGGACTGGCGATGGGGTAGAGTAGGGGAGGTCAGTCCCTGGTACGCCTCGTTGCGGCTGTGGCGGCAGCGTGGTCCCGGAGACTGGCCGGAGGTGTTGGCCCGGGTAAGGGCGGCCTTGCCCGGATATCTGCATGGCCAAAACGGGATCCGTGACACACATGATGCAAATCCCTTCCGAGGAGACGCCCTCATGGGGCCTGCCGGCGGGTGAAGAGGCCTGGGACGATCCGCTGCTGCACTGTCTGGCCCTTCTGACCCGTTACCACGGGCGCCCCCGCTCCCTGCACGCCCTGCGGGCCGGATTGCCGCTGGAGGAGAACCGCATGACGCCCGCGCTGTTTTTGCGGGCGGCGGAACGGGCGGAACTCTCCGCTCGGGTGGTGCGCAAAGCCTTGAAGGGACTGACTCCGGCCATGCTGCCGGCGGTTCTGCTGCTGAATGGCCGACAGGCGGCCCTGCTGACCGCGTTGGATGTCGGGCGGGGCCTGGTCCGGCTGGTGCTTCCGGAAACCGGCAGCGGCGAGCGCGAGATGGCGCTTTCAGAGGTGCAAACCCTCTATCAGGGATACGCCATTTTCGTGGCGCCCCGCCTGCGTTTCGAAAGCGCCGAAGAGGAGCAGGGACCGAAAAAACCACCTCGCCACTGGTTCTGGGGCACCCTCTCCCGTTTCTGGCCGATCTTCGGGGAGGTGGTACTGGCCTCCCTGCTGCTGAACCTCTTCACCCTGGCTTCTCCTCTCTTCGTGATGAACGTCTACGACCGGGTGGTGCCGAACCACGCCCTGGAGACCCTGTGGGTGCTGGCGGCGGGGGTTGGGATGGTCTTCTTCTTCGACTTCCTGATCCGCACCTTGCGGGGTCATTTTCTGGATCTGGCCGGCAAGAAGGCCGATCTGCTCATGGCCCGTTTTCTGTTCGAACGGATACTGGGCGCCCGTCTGGAGAGCCGTTCCCAATCGGTGGGGGCTTCCGCCAAGCTGATGCAGGAGTACGAAGGGCTGCGGGATTTCTTCACCTCCGCCACCATGACGGCCTTCATCGACCTGCCTTTTCTGCTGCTTTTTCTGGGAGTGGCCTGGATTCTGGGGGGTAATCTGGTATTGCTGCCGCTGATGGCCATTCCGGTGGTGGTGCTGACCGGTCTGCTGGTGCAGTGGCCCTTGAACAAGGCGGTGCAGAGCAGTTTCCGCGAGAGTTCCCGCAAGAACGGCCTGCTGGTGGAGACGCTCTCCGGCCTGGAGACCATCAAGGTTCTGGGGGCGGAGGGGGGCATGACCCGGCGCTGGGAGGAGTTGGTGGCCATCAATGCCGGTACAGGGTTGAAATCGCGCTTCTTCTCCGCCCTGGCGGTCAACGTGACCCTGCTGTTTCAGCAACTGGTCTCGGTGGGGGTGGTCATCCAGGGGGTGTATCTGATTTCCGAAGGGGCCATGACCACCGGAGCCCTGGTGGCCTGCACCATCCTGACCGGACGGGCTCTGGCGCCTTTGGGGCAGATTGCGGGTCTTCTGGTACGCTTTCACCACTCCCGCGTCTCCTTGCAGGCGTTGAACCGGCTGGTCAATTTTCCCCAGGAGCGTCCCTGGGAGAGTTCCTTTCTGCATCGGCCCAAACTGCAGGGCGGGGTGCGTTTCCAGGATATCTCCTTCACCTATCCCCAGGCGCGGCAACCGGTGTTGCGCAATCTCAACTTCACCATCCATCCCGGAGAGAAGGTGGCCATCATCGGGCGCACCGGATCGGGGAAAAGCACGCTGCTGAAGCTGGTGGCGGGACTCTATCAACCCACCGAAGGGTCGATTCTGCTGGATGGCATCGATATCCGCCAGATCGATCCGGCGGATTTGCGCCGCAATCTGGGCTATGTGCAACAGGATCCCATCCTCTTCTCCGGTACGCTGAAGGAGAACCTGATGATGGGCAACCCCTATGCCGAGGACGAGGATCTGGTGAGAGTGGCCCGGCTTTGCGGCGTGGATCAACTGGTCAACCAGCATCCGCTGGGTTTTGATCTCCACATCGGGGAGCAGGGCAGCGGGCTATCCGGCGGGCAGAGGCAATCGGTGGCGCTGGCGCGGGCCATGATGGGCCATCCGGTTCTGTTGCTGCTGGACGAGCCCACCTCGGCCCTCGACAGCGGGGCGGAGGAGCGGCTGCGCCGGGAGTTGGGCCTGGCCACCACCAACGCCAGTCTGTTGCTGGTGACCCACAAGGCTTCCATGTTGACCATGGTGGAGCGCATCCTGGTGCTGGAGGGGGGGCGACTGGTGGCGGACGGTCCCCGGGATCGCATTCTGAAGCAGCTGGTGGAAGGGAAACTTCCCCTGGAGCGGGATGGGGGCGGGGCATGAACGACGATTGGAATCCGTCCACCTCGCAGGATGACTGGCTGGTGAGTCCGGGTGGCAAGTCGCATTTTCTGGCCCATCTGCTGCTGTGGCTGGCCATACTGTTCGTGGTGTTGTTCATTCTGTGGGCCCGGGTGGCCAGTCTGGACGAGGTGACGGTGGGTGAGGGCAAGGTCATTCCCTCGGGTCAGATTCAGGTGGTGCAGAATCTGGAGGGGGGCATCCTCTCGGAGTTGCTGGTACGTGAGGGGGATATGGTGGAGAAGGGGCAGATGCTGCTGCGCATCGACGACACCCAGTTCCGATCCAATTTCCAGGAGAACCGGGTGCGCATGCTCTCCCTGATGGCCAAGGCGGCGCGGCTGGAAGCGGAACTGGCGGGGCAGCCCTACGAGGTTCCCGCTGCAGTGAAGGCGGAAGCCCCCCGCACCGGGGAGAACGAGGCGGCGCTGTTCCGCTCCCGTGCGGTGGCCTTGAACAGCGCCACGCAGATCATCCAGCAGCAGGTGGAGCAGAAGCGCAACGAGGTGGGGGAGCTGCGCGCCAATCG comes from Magnetococcales bacterium and encodes:
- the oadA gene encoding sodium-extruding oxaloacetate decarboxylase subunit alpha translates to MSKIYVTDLILRDAHQSLLATRMRLEDMLPICPQLDRVGFWSLECWGGATFDSCLRFLKEDPWERLRKLREALPHTRLQMLLRGQNLLGYRHYSDDVVREFVRKAADHGMDVFRIFDALNDTRNLKTAIEEVKKAGKHAQGAISYTTSPVHTIAGFVAMGKELQSMGCDSIAIKDMAGLLTPFATGELVRALKDAVHLPLHLHSHATSGLAEMCHLKAIENGLTHIDTAISSMAGGTSHPPTESMVAALRHTPYDTGLDLEAIQAIGIYFYQIRPKYHQFESEYTGVDTRVQVNQVPGGMISNLANQLREQNALDKMNDVLREIPRVREDLGYPPLVTPTSQIVGTQAVFNVLTPQRYQSITNEVKLYLQGRYGRSPAPVDPELQRMATGDEECITCRPADLIPPELSRLRDEIGELALSEEDVLSYAMFPQVGRDFLTQRRDGKLIPEPLDPPPSQTKGATCPGPTEFKIHMHGETFHVKVTGASHKGQAERRFYFNVDDVSEEVVVETLGEMNFDSSMASSRETSPTGRLMATEPGHVTTTMPGKIVAVLVSVGDVVAADQPVLVAEAMKMETEMKAPIAGTVKEIYIEKGQAVTPREALLWIVP
- a CDS encoding tetratricopeptide repeat protein, translated to MSQSPTDLLFEKALAWRQRGSFGLAEAAFRQVLQHDPHHPEALEHLALLLQESGRREEAEDLYRRLLSHSPQRVEALNNLANLVRDSGRLDESLRLLEMALTLRPELAPLHNNLGIGHYLMGRREQALRCFEEALQRQSAYPEAWRNRGQVLLELGRLDEALAAFEAALAVHGAFAEAHLGRGEALWGLKRWEEGIQSMQRAVALHPSWGLAWDRLGQTLGEAGRLDESLLAHKRAVSLEPGNGSFRNNLGRSLLEARRIEEAMEAFGAAETLGADLATCVANRGSALLLLNRPEEALQAFEQALTLGTGEVSLWNNPGTALQAMGRVEEALSAFDRALDRHRSPETLFNRSLLLLLSGRYREAWPGFELRHETHRMRRFRRDFSCPLWQGEPPAGRRLLLHAEQGLGDTLQMLRFLPRLLETGAQLVLEVQPPLKPLLLHLSDRLTLLQKGDPLPECDLHLPLMSLLSVLQVDLDTIPGREGYLPLSGEAAISGVRPVVGLVWQGNPDHLNDHNRSIPLPLMRELLSLEGVRFLLLAHGAAAREPELHAMAGERVESRDMAETARILQGLDLVITVDTAIAHLAGAMGRPAWVLLPWMPDWRWGRVGEVSPWYASLRLWRQRGPGDWPEVLARVRAALPGYLHGQNGIRDTHDANPFRGDALMGPAGG
- a CDS encoding type I secretion system permease/ATPase, producing the protein MQIPSEETPSWGLPAGEEAWDDPLLHCLALLTRYHGRPRSLHALRAGLPLEENRMTPALFLRAAERAELSARVVRKALKGLTPAMLPAVLLLNGRQAALLTALDVGRGLVRLVLPETGSGEREMALSEVQTLYQGYAIFVAPRLRFESAEEEQGPKKPPRHWFWGTLSRFWPIFGEVVLASLLLNLFTLASPLFVMNVYDRVVPNHALETLWVLAAGVGMVFFFDFLIRTLRGHFLDLAGKKADLLMARFLFERILGARLESRSQSVGASAKLMQEYEGLRDFFTSATMTAFIDLPFLLLFLGVAWILGGNLVLLPLMAIPVVVLTGLLVQWPLNKAVQSSFRESSRKNGLLVETLSGLETIKVLGAEGGMTRRWEELVAINAGTGLKSRFFSALAVNVTLLFQQLVSVGVVIQGVYLISEGAMTTGALVACTILTGRALAPLGQIAGLLVRFHHSRVSLQALNRLVNFPQERPWESSFLHRPKLQGGVRFQDISFTYPQARQPVLRNLNFTIHPGEKVAIIGRTGSGKSTLLKLVAGLYQPTEGSILLDGIDIRQIDPADLRRNLGYVQQDPILFSGTLKENLMMGNPYAEDEDLVRVARLCGVDQLVNQHPLGFDLHIGEQGSGLSGGQRQSVALARAMMGHPVLLLLDEPTSALDSGAEERLRRELGLATTNASLLLVTHKASMLTMVERILVLEGGRLVADGPRDRILKQLVEGKLPLERDGGGA